One segment of Castanea sativa cultivar Marrone di Chiusa Pesio chromosome 3, ASM4071231v1 DNA contains the following:
- the LOC142627144 gene encoding kinesin-like protein KIN-14G, translating into MATEQVLPFSVASMVEDVLQKHGTRSSDMGLASRKAEETSLRRYEAAGWLRRAVGVGGGKELPAEPTEEEFRLGLRSGKILCYVLNKVQPGAVPKVVEGPCDSLVIPDGAALSAFQYFENVRNFLVAVEELGLPTFEASDLEQGGKSARIVNCVLAIKSYSEWKEGGGNGSWKPGANLKAPVCVKSFVRKNSEPFMNSFSRASSLNEKSLQSLSGDLSSYNDIGHDINEAGSSRSLNMLVREVLSNKKQEEIPIIVESMLNKVMEEFNRRLESQNELMKTTAKDMAESGPDDSLSKTSSDDIKVEEKSGMQYKEEESNDRKYDLDEGSKSLLLKQHTFVEQQQRDILELKHILHSTKAGMQFLQAKYQEEFNNLGKHLHGLAHAASGYQRVLEENRKLYNQVQDLKGNIRVYCRVRPFLPGQPNRSSSVDHIEEGNISIIAPLKYSREGKKSFTFNKVFGPSATQEEVFSDTQPLIRSVLDGYNVCIFAYGQTGSGKTYTMSGPKELTEEGQGVNYRALGDLFLLSEQRKDTICYDISVQMLEIYNEQVKDLLVSDGVNKRLEIRNSSQTGINVPEANLVPVSTTSDVINLMNLGQKNRSVGATAMNDRSSRSHSCLTVHVQGRDLTSGSILRGCMHLVDLAGSERVDKSEVTGDRLKEAQHINKSLSALGDVIYSLAQKSSHVPYRNSKLTQLLQDSLGGQAKTLMFVHISPEPEALGETISTLKFAERVSTVELGAARVNKDSSEVKELKEQIASLKAALLRKEGETESIQSSQSSPERLKMKSCGSSPSHPSWKSFGDFSAGRRQAMDDVGNLEARSKSKLKPKRRSLDFHDMLMSSPSWPLVGSPTLIGKEDDKDFVSGEWVDKIMVNKHDSASGDETLVRHWEVDNRLSPEMFGESYISAPSKIYPEQALNKLTANKKDIQDYDVPSSRYEVATDDSDELEAATSDSSEPDMHWQQNLPKLTNISNGLKSKPKKTNPKPTKNQESRSLIPSLIPTPSRIKPPNGISQSLQKPGRQAVPTDGKRKTGSAK; encoded by the exons ATGGCAACAGAGCAAGTATTACCTTTTTCTGTAGCTTCAATGGTTGAAGATGTTCTTCAAAAACATGGTACCAGATCAAGCGATATGGGATTGGCTTCAAGGAAGGCTGAGGAAACTT CCTTGAGAAGATATGAAGCAGCCGGATGGCTCAGAAGGGCGGTTGGAGTGGGTGGGGGTAAGGAATTGCCTGCAGAGCCTACTGAAGAAGAATTCAGGCTTGGGTTGAGAAGTGGAAAAATCCTATGCTATGTTCTTAACAAGGTTCAGCCTGGAGCAGTGCCAAAG GTGGTTGAGGGTCCTTGTGATTCTCTTGTTATTCCTGATGGGGCAGCTCTATCTGCATTCCAGTACTTTGAAAATGTCAGAAATTTCCTTGTAGCTGTGGAAGAATTGGGGCTTCCAACTTTTGAAGCCTCTGATTTGGAACAG GGAGGAAAATCTGCAAGGATTGTGAACTGTGTTCTAGCAATCAAATCATATAGTGAATGGAAAGAAGGAGGTGGGAATGGATCATGGAAACCTGGTGCAAATTTGAAAGCACCTGTCTGTGTGAAATCTTTTGTACGAAAAAATTCAGAACCATTCATGAATTCTTTTTCAAGGGCCTCATCATTGAATGAGAAGTCTCTACAGAGTCTGTCTGGTGATCTATCTTCATACAATGATATCGGCCATGACATCAATGAAGCA GGTTCCTCTCGTTCCTTAAATATGCTAGTCCGTGAAGTTCTCTCTAATAAGAAGCAAGAAGAAATTCCAATT ATTGTAGAATCTATGCTTAATAAAGTCATGGAGGAGTTCAACCGTCGCTTGGAAAGCCAAAATGAACTG ATGAAAACAACTGCAAAGGATATGGCAGAATCTGGCCCTGATGATTCTCTATCCAAAACTTCTTCTGATGATATAAAG GTGGAAGAAAAATCTGGCATGCAATATAAAGAGGAGGAAAGTAATGATCGGAAGTATGATCTTGATGAGGGATCAAAAAGTCTGCTTTTGAAACAGCATACGTTTGTTGAACAACAACAAAGAGATATTCTG GAGCTGAAACATATTCTTCATAGTACAAAAGCAGGAATGCAATTTTTGCAGGCGAAGTACCAGGAGGAATTCAACAATCTAG GTAAGCACCTGCATGGTCTGGCTCATGCTGCTTCTGGATACCAGAGAGTTCTTGAAGAAAACCGCAAGCTATACAATCAAGTGCAGGACCTGAAAG GAAACATTAGGGTATACTGCCGAGTGAGGCCTTTCCTGCCTGGCCAACCAAACCGTTCAAGTTCTGTGGATCATATAGAGGAAGGAAATATTTCAATTATTGCCCCTTTAAAATATAGCAGAGAGGGGAAGAAATCATTCACTTTCAACAAAGTATTTGGTCCTTCAGCAACCCAAG AGGAGGTATTTTCAGACACCCAACCTCTGATTCGGTCTGTTCTTGATGGTTACAATGTTTGTATATTTGCTTATGGACAAACAGGATCAGGGAAAACTTATACTATG AGTGGACCAAAAGAGCTTACAGAGGAAGGTCAAGGTGTAAATTATAGAGCATTGGGCGATCTATTTCTCCTCTCAGAACAGAGGAAAGACACCATTTGCTATGATATTTCTGTACAGATGCTTGAAATTTACAATGAGCAAGTTAAGGATCTCCTTGTGTCAGATGGTGTCAACAAAAG ATTAGAAATTCGTAACAGTTCTCAAACCGGAATCAATGTACCTGAAGCAAACCTTGTACCAGTATCAACAACATCTGATGTTATAAATTTGATGAACCTTGGGCAAAAGAATCGTTCAGTGGGTGCTACAGCCATGAATGATCGGAGTAGTCGTTCCCACAG CTGCCTTACAGTTCATGTTCAAGGAAGAGACTTGACATCTGGTTCTATTCTCCGTGGTTGTATGCATCTAGTTGATCTGGCAGGAAGTGAAAGGGTTGACAAATCCGAGGTGACCGGAGATAGATTAAAGGAGGCACAACATATCAACAAATCTCTATCTGCCTTGGGAGATGTGATCTACTCTCTTGCACAAAAGAGTTCACATGTTCCTTATAGGAACAGCAAACTCACGCAACTGCTCCAAGATTCACTTG GAGGGCAAGCAAAGACTCTCATGTTTGTTCACATTAGTCCGGAGCCTGAAGCTCTTGGAGAAACAATTAGTACACTCAAATTTGCTGAAAGGGTTTCCACCGTTGAGCTTGGTGCTGCACGGGTCAACAAAGATAGTTCAGAAGTGAAAGAACTTAAAGAACAG ATTGCTAGCCTTAAAGCTGCCTTATTAAGGAAGGAGGGAGAAACAGAGAGCATTCAAAGCTCTCAATCCAGCCCAGAAAGATTAAAAATGAAGTCGTGTGGATCTTCTCCTTCCCATCCTAGTTGGAAAAGTTTTGGAGACTTCTCAGCAGGTCGTAGGCAAGCAATGGACGATGTGGGTAACTTAGAG GCTCGGAGTAAATCCAAACTAAAACCAAAAAGACGTAGCCTAGATTTCCATGACATGTTGATGAGTTCACCTTCCTGGCCACTTGTTGGCAGTCCTACACTAATTGGAAAAGAGGATGACAAGGATTTTGTTTCTGGCGAATGGGTTGATAAGATCATGGTGAACAAGCATGACAGTGCAAGTGGAGATGAAACTCTGGTGAGACATTGGGAAGTAGACAACAGACTGTCTCCTGAAATGTTTGGTGAGAGTTATATCTCAGCTCCTTCAAAAATATACCCAGAACAAGCTCTCAATAAACTAACAGCCAACAAAAAGGACATCCAGGACTATGATGTACCTAGCAGTCGGTATGAAGTGGCCACTGATGATTCTGATGAGCTTGAGGCTGCAACTAGTGATTCCTCAGAGCCAGACATGCATTGGCAACAGAATCTTCCTAAACTTACCAATATTTCCAATGGCTTGAAGtcaaaaccaaagaaaacaaatccCAAGCCAACAAAGAACCAAGAATCAAG GAGTTTAATTCCATCACTGATTCCTACACCATCTCGGATCAAACCACCCAATGGTATTAGTCAATCTTTGCAAAAGCCTGGAAGGCAGGCTGTTCCAACTGATGGAAAGAGGAAAACCGGGAGTGCTAAGTGA